The window TCGCTCCGGCAAGATGGGAATTCACGCGAAAGCGCAGCTCGTCGCCTACGCTTGCCGATTGCGGTGTAAACACCTTTGCGGCAGCAACATGAAACGTTGCCGAGGTGATGAGCGGCGCAAAAATTGTTTTGCGAAAAAGGTCCGTAAACCGCGGGTCCGGCGAAGAGGTCATAACGATAATGTGGCCCTCGCCCAGCTTTTTTTCGAAAAGAAACGGCTCGCCGGTGCTGTAACGTAAAATCGACTCGACACCTGCAGGACGCACGCGCCAGGCAAAGCGGAAGCGCGGCGGAGAAAAGCGCGGCGAGTCATCGACAAATACGCCGCGGAACAGGGGATGCGTCGGGTCGATAGGGCCGAGGGTAAAATCGACAGCTCGGCTCGGATCACCGCCGAGTGCACCTTCGATAGGCGGGAGGCCCAGGCGCGGCGCCGCCTCATTGTTGAACCGCCGATAATCCAGCGTTCTGCCCAAAATCAAAAAAAGTCCGTTTCCGGAAGAGATGAATTGTTCCACATCTTCAAGCGTGCTCTCTTCGATGAAAGCAGGATCGAGCACGATAACCGTATTGCAGGACTGCAGGTTGCGGCGGTTCAAATCGTTCAGCGAAACGAGCCGAAAGAGCGCCCTCTGCAGCTCGTCGGCGTTCAACGCCGCGCGTAGATAAAAGGCCTGTTGCGGATCCGCCGCAGCAATACCGACGACCATTGAATCGGGTACCCATACGGACACAGCCCGCCGGTTGTCCTCAAGCAGGTCATCGTCTTCTGTATCGACGCGCAGAACCATCGGGCCGGTGGTTTCGACCGTAAACCGCAGCGTTTCCATTGTCTCGGCGCCGCCGACGGTGCTGACGCTGGTTTGTGCTGCCGCCTTGTCGTTGACGAACAGTCGCGCCACCGATTCCTGCAGCGGCTGATTGCCGGTATTGGCGAGCATTACCTCGACCTCCGCCGTGCGGCCGCGCAGCAAGAGCGATTTAACAGCGACATCGCGAATCGCCAAGTTCGCCGTCTCCCATGCCGTACAGGCTGCGGCGTAAACGCGACAGTTTGCAGGTGGGGTAAAAGGGTCTACGAAACCGCTTTGCTGCAGGTCGGAAAATATATAGATCTCCTTGTTCAACTCGGCCAATCCGCTTAGGCGGTGAGTCGCCGCCTGCAGTGCCGCACTCAGATTCGTGCGTTTATAACTCAATTTAAGGTCGAGAATCTGCTTTTCTGCAAGAGGCCCCGGTGCAAAAGGCCTACGGCTCCATTCCGCCGATGTATCGGTGGCGGTTAAGATAAAGATGCGATCTCCCGCCTCGCAGGAACGCAAAACGGTCAGCGCCTTTTCCTTTGCCTCCTCAAACAACGAACGGCCCTTAACATACCGGTTCATGCTCATCGAGTTGTCGATGATCAGCGCGGCGGCTGTACGCGCTTCCCCGCCGGTCATCGGCGCGCGATTCAGAGTCGGTCGCGCAAAGGCCATGACCAACAAAGCCACGACGGCCGTGCGCAGAATAAGAAGCAAAAGCTGCCGCAGCCGCAGGCGACGACTCTGCTGATATTGTATTTCTTTGAGGAAGCGAAGGGTACTGAATGGGATGATTCGACGTTTGGTACGCGTCAGCAGGTGAATAAGCAAAGGGACGGCAGCGGCTGCCAAGCCGAAAAGTATGCTGGGATTAAGAAAACTCAAGGCCGACTTTTACTCGAATTGGGGTACAACTCGTCTTCGATCAATTCGCACCAGGCATGAATAACGGCAATGTGCACCTCCTGAATGCGCTGCGGATTGTCGATAGGAACAATGATCGCCGCATCGGATAAGGGGGCCAGACGTCCGCCGTCTCTTCCGAGCAGGCCGACGACCTGTATACCCTTTTCCTTTGCCGCAAGCACGGCCTGCACGACGTTCTCCGAGTTACCGCTGGTGCTGATCGCCACCAGAACATCTTCCGGCTGCCCCAGACCTTCCACCTGCCGGCGAAAGACCTGAGCAATCGAGTAATCGTTGGCGACAGCCGTCAGGATCGAAGTATCGGTCGTCAAAGAAAGCGCAGGAATAGCGCGCCGTTCGCGCGTCAAACGGCCGATCATTTCTGCGGCAAAGTGCTGTGCATCTGCAGCGCTGCCGCCGTTGCCGCAAATCAACAGCTTCCCGCCGGCTGCAATTGCTCGGCTCATGCTCATCGCCGTCTCGTAAATCTCCTCGGTATGCTCTTCGGCAAATCGACGCAGCAGCTCCGCAGTCTCTAAAAAATGATCACCAATCATTCGCCAAGGGGAATTATCCGTCATCTTTTAAAATAGTCCCTCAATTTTTGCCGCAAAGATTTCGACGGCTCTTCCTGCTCCTGTACGGCTTCGAAAAAGCCGAGTTCGATCTCTTCACCGCGAATGACCTTACCAGGATTGATGCAGAACAATTTTTCAGCGCGGTCGGGGCCCCAATTTGCCCGCACAAAATCGTAAGCTTGTTTCAACTTCAGGCGACGCCGAGAAGTATCGTGTGCGTCGGTGGCGATCAACTGCACCAAATTCGCGTCCATCAGCTGTGCGGCCAATTTGGCGACTTGGGAGCCAAAGTTGCCGAGCAGGCTGCCGGCCGTCACCTGCAGCAAAGCCCCGTTTTGAACAAAATAATAGGCTTTATGAGGATCGCCGAGAATGCTTCCGTTCCGCTCCGGATGCGCAATGACCGGCGTAAATTGATTTCCAAACAAAGAAAAGAAATTTTTTTCGGCAAAAGTCGGTATTTGTCCCATCGGAAACTCGACCAAAAAATATCGGCCGTTTTGCGCCAGAGTCGCCATTCGGCGACTGAAATCATAGTTCGGTTGAATGTAAAGCTCGCTCCCCAGATATAGACCTACCCGAATGCCGGCGTCGAGCGCGCGCTTTTTCAGCTCTTCGAACAAGGAGATAAATTTTTCCTCTTCCGCGAGATCTTTATTCGAGAGAACGTGGGGGGTACAAATCACTTCGCTGATGCCGTCTTCTTCAGCTTCCCGAAGCATCTGTAAGGAAACGTCCCAGTCTTCGGCGCCGTCGTCGACGAAAGGGATAACATGATTATGAGTATCGATCAGCTTCATCAACCCGCTCGTCTGCAACCTCCTGGCATTGGGTAAACCGCCGCGGTGGGCCAAGAATTCCGTCCACTGTTTCAGGATTCCTTGACGTGTACCGCGTCGGCAAAAGCGCGAATCAACGCCGGATTGGAGTCCTTTTCGATGATCGTGCCGGTGACCACAAAATCGGCGCCCGCAAGAACCTTTTCGCGGGCTTCAGCCGGTGTGCGGATGCCGCCGCCGACAATCGTCGGAATTTCCGCATAGTTGCGGACCGCCGAAATGATCCGCGTCGGCACCGATTGCTTGGCGCCGCTGCCTGCTTCCAAATAGACGCACTGCATGCCCAGATATTTCGCGGCCAAAGCATGCGCTGCGGCAATGTCGGGCTTTTCATTGGGAATGGGCCGCGTATCGCTCATAAACAGCGCCGAAGTAACCGTGCCGGATTCGATGAACATGTAGCCTGTCGAGATGGGCTCCAACTGCACGGATTTGATGATCGGAGCCGCCATCACTTGCCCGCCGATGAGCGACTCGGGATTTCTGCCGCTGATAAGGGAAAGAAAAAGAATAGCATCCGCATAGCGGGAGATCTGCTTGGTACTGCCGGGAAAAAGGATAACCGGCAAAGAACAAGCGTTCTTTACCGCCATGACGGTTTCATCGAACACATTGGCCAGCAGCAGGCTGCCGCCGATGAGCAGCGCATCGACGCCGGCTTCCTCGCAGATTTTGGCAAGCTCGGCTGCCCTGGCTACGTCCTGTTTATCCGGGTCGATCAGGACAAAATAACCCGCCCCCCTTTTCTCTCTGATTTCCAAGAGCCTGTCAAAGACCTTCACGAGCGACGCTTTTCCTTTCGCCTTTAAGGTAAGCTCTTACCGCACCAATTCTTTGATCACTTGTTCGCTGTAAAGCAGCGCTTCATGGATTTTGGCGGCATCCTTGGCGCCTGCGGTTGCCATGTGCGGGGCGCCGCCGCCTCCGCCGCCCGCCGCCGCCGCCACCCGCTTGACGATCTCGCCCGCCTTTAATCCGCGCTCAATCCAATCCTTGCTGACCACGCACACAAATGCAGCCTTGTCTTGAATCTCCGCCGCCAGCACGCCGACGCCGCTGCCGATCTGCTCCCGCAGCAGATCACCCATCTCGCGCAGCTCATCGACCGATTCGGCGGAAATCTTTTCCGCCACCAAGGTGACGCCGACGACTTGACGTCTTTTCTGCAGCAATCCTGCAATAACCTGCTTGGCATCCAAGCGCTTAAACTGCTTAAGCTGCGTCTCCAACAACCGATGCTCTTCCTGCAAGGCCATGATGCGATCCGGCAGCTCCTCCTCACGGCAGCCGAGCGATTGGGCCGCCTGTTCCAACAGCAGAGAGCGGCGGCGCAGATATTCGAACGCGCGATGCCCCGTCAGGCACTCCACACGCCGCACACCGGCAGCCACCGAACTTTCGCCGGTAATGACGAACAAACCGATTTCGCCCGTCGCGCGCACGTGTGTACCGCCGCACAGCTCGCGGGAATATCCCTGCACCTCCACCATCCGCACCACATCGCCGTACTTTTCGCCGAACAGAGCCACTGCACCTCGCGCTTTAGCCTCTTCGAGCGGCAAAAAGCTCCACTGCACCGGCAGATTTTGCCGTATCTTTTCGTTGACGAGCTCTTCGACCTTGTGCACCGCATCGCCAAGCCGTTCAAAATGAGTAAAGTCGAAGCGCATATAATCAGGATGAACCAAAGAACCGGCCTGCTGAATATGATCGCCCAGCACCTGTTTGAGCGCTTTATGCAGCAGATGCGTGACGGTGTGATTGCGTTCCGCCGCCCGACGTCGTTCGACATCGATGGCTGCCGTGACCCGATCGCCGGCGCGCGGCAGCCGACCGGCCGTCACCCTGCCCATATGGACCACATGCTCACCGATACGCCGAGTGTCCTCCACTTGGAACTCAAACTCATTCCCGCGGATTATTCCAACATCGCCGACTTGTCCGCCGGATTCCGCATAAAAAGGCGTGCGATCGAGCACCAATTTGCCTTCTTCATAGAGCACAACCTGGGATTCCGTACTGTCGCTTTCATAGCCGACAAATTCGGTCGCTTCCGCCGACTCATCGACGGCAAGGCTGTGATAGCGGGCTTCTCTG of the candidate division KSB1 bacterium genome contains:
- a CDS encoding BatA domain-containing protein gives rise to the protein MSFLNPSILFGLAAAAVPLLIHLLTRTKRRIIPFSTLRFLKEIQYQQSRRLRLRQLLLLILRTAVVALLVMAFARPTLNRAPMTGGEARTAAALIIDNSMSMNRYVKGRSLFEEAKEKALTVLRSCEAGDRIFILTATDTSAEWSRRPFAPGPLAEKQILDLKLSYKRTNLSAALQAATHRLSGLAELNKEIYIFSDLQQSGFVDPFTPPANCRVYAAACTAWETANLAIRDVAVKSLLLRGRTAEVEVMLANTGNQPLQESVARLFVNDKAAAQTSVSTVGGAETMETLRFTVETTGPMVLRVDTEDDDLLEDNRRAVSVWVPDSMVVGIAAADPQQAFYLRAALNADELQRALFRLVSLNDLNRRNLQSCNTVIVLDPAFIEESTLEDVEQFISSGNGLFLILGRTLDYRRFNNEAAPRLGLPPIEGALGGDPSRAVDFTLGPIDPTHPLFRGVFVDDSPRFSPPRFRFAWRVRPAGVESILRYSTGEPFLFEKKLGEGHIIVMTSSPDPRFTDLFRKTIFAPLITSATFHVAAAKVFTPQSASVGDELRFRVNSHLAGASFEMRRPDDLYDRLSPRLEGGSALLAYDQTDQPGIYRLYADRALLQQWAVNLPVEESVLAGLPQEELEKRFGIKWIPPQADLAVFIAEQRRGIELWRWFAGLALLLLIVEMLLYREKGEAAVETAGEMHA
- a CDS encoding D-sedoheptulose 7-phosphate isomerase, producing the protein MTDNSPWRMIGDHFLETAELLRRFAEEHTEEIYETAMSMSRAIAAGGKLLICGNGGSAADAQHFAAEMIGRLTRERRAIPALSLTTDTSILTAVANDYSIAQVFRRQVEGLGQPEDVLVAISTSGNSENVVQAVLAAKEKGIQVVGLLGRDGGRLAPLSDAAIIVPIDNPQRIQEVHIAVIHAWCELIEDELYPNSSKSRP
- a CDS encoding geranylgeranylglyceryl/heptaprenylglyceryl phosphate synthase, translating into MKVFDRLLEIREKRGAGYFVLIDPDKQDVARAAELAKICEEAGVDALLIGGSLLLANVFDETVMAVKNACSLPVILFPGSTKQISRYADAILFLSLISGRNPESLIGGQVMAAPIIKSVQLEPISTGYMFIESGTVTSALFMSDTRPIPNEKPDIAAAHALAAKYLGMQCVYLEAGSGAKQSVPTRIISAVRNYAEIPTIVGGGIRTPAEAREKVLAGADFVVTGTIIEKDSNPALIRAFADAVHVKES